One segment of Acidovorax sp. DW039 DNA contains the following:
- a CDS encoding glycerophosphodiester phosphodiesterase: MHADIERTSREVFRGISRGFRPAALAVAAALALTACGGSDSPSYPTLNGDTPLVIGHRGASGYLPEHTLEGYQRAVDLGADFIEPDLVATKDGVLIARHEPNITNTTDVSKRPEFASRKTKKVVDGVEEEGWFASDFTLAEIKTLRAVQPMADRDQSFNGKYQIPTLEEVLDLAKSAGAKAGRTVGVYPETKHPTYHARLGLPLEDRLLTILAKYGYTTKASPVIVQSFEVSNLKYLRTKTQIRLVQLVDANDVNADGTMDLTAPYDKPYDFAVAGDSRTFASLLTPAGLKEVKTYADGIGPWKPYLIPSKQVDANKDGKPDDLNGDGVIDERDRVMMPATSVVKDAHAAGLFVHAYTFRNEAKRLASDFKGDPKAEYKLFFNLGVDGLFSDFSDTAKAARDQ; encoded by the coding sequence ATGCACGCTGACATCGAACGCACGTCCCGTGAGGTATTCCGGGGCATTTCCCGTGGCTTCCGTCCTGCGGCACTGGCCGTGGCTGCAGCCTTGGCGCTGACCGCCTGTGGGGGCAGCGACAGCCCCAGCTACCCCACGCTCAACGGCGACACCCCCCTGGTGATTGGCCACCGGGGTGCCAGCGGCTACCTGCCTGAGCACACGCTGGAGGGTTACCAACGCGCTGTGGATCTGGGCGCGGACTTTATCGAGCCCGATCTGGTGGCCACCAAAGACGGTGTGCTGATCGCGCGGCATGAGCCCAACATCACCAACACTACCGATGTGTCCAAGCGCCCGGAGTTCGCCAGCCGCAAGACCAAGAAGGTCGTGGACGGAGTGGAAGAAGAGGGCTGGTTTGCCTCGGACTTCACCCTGGCCGAGATCAAGACCCTGCGCGCTGTGCAGCCCATGGCAGACCGCGACCAGTCGTTCAACGGCAAATACCAGATTCCTACGCTGGAAGAAGTGCTGGACCTGGCCAAGTCGGCGGGTGCCAAGGCCGGTCGCACCGTAGGCGTGTACCCTGAGACCAAGCACCCCACCTACCACGCGCGCCTGGGTCTGCCGCTGGAAGACCGGCTGCTTACCATCCTGGCCAAGTACGGCTACACCACCAAGGCCTCGCCCGTGATCGTGCAGTCGTTCGAGGTGTCCAACCTCAAATACCTGCGCACCAAGACGCAGATCCGCCTGGTGCAACTGGTGGACGCCAACGACGTGAATGCCGATGGCACCATGGACCTGACGGCCCCTTACGACAAGCCGTACGACTTTGCCGTGGCCGGTGATTCGCGCACCTTCGCCAGCCTGCTCACCCCCGCAGGCCTGAAAGAAGTCAAAACCTACGCTGATGGCATCGGCCCCTGGAAGCCATACCTGATCCCTTCCAAGCAAGTGGATGCCAACAAGGATGGCAAGCCGGACGACCTGAACGGTGATGGCGTGATCGACGAGCGCGACCGCGTGATGATGCCCGCCACTTCAGTGGTGAAGGACGCCCACGCCGCAGGCCTGTTCGTGCACGCCTACACCTTCCGTAACGAGGCCAAGCGCCTGGCTTCGGACTTTAAGGGCGACCCCAAGGCCGAGTACAAGCTGTTCTTCAACCTGGGTGTGGATGGCTTGTTCAGCGACTTTTCTGACACAGCGAAGGCCGCTCGGGATCAATAG
- a CDS encoding ABC transporter ATP-binding protein produces the protein MATTDINTASDTAPRPATLSVRQLGKHYGSTPVFARVDFSVAPGEFVAIVGDSGVGKSTLLNCLAGLDAWDEGDIAYAAADGSITRLAELDDTARALWRRAHVGFVFQAFHVLPHLDVAQNVALPLMLLGQTDPARVERMLDAVGLGTLGNRLPQQLSGGQLQRVAIARALVHRPGLLLADEPTGNLDPTTAALVMDLLLAQTREHGASLVLVTHSDTAAARADRVLRLTASGMVG, from the coding sequence ATGGCCACGACAGACATCAACACAGCCAGCGACACCGCACCGCGCCCAGCCACCCTCAGCGTGCGCCAACTGGGCAAACACTACGGCAGCACGCCCGTGTTTGCGCGGGTGGATTTCAGCGTAGCGCCGGGTGAGTTTGTGGCCATCGTGGGCGATTCGGGCGTGGGCAAGTCCACCCTGCTCAACTGCCTGGCCGGGCTGGACGCTTGGGATGAAGGCGACATCGCCTATGCAGCAGCAGACGGCTCCATCACCCGCCTGGCAGAGCTGGACGACACCGCCCGCGCCCTGTGGCGGCGCGCCCATGTGGGGTTCGTGTTCCAGGCCTTCCATGTGCTGCCGCACCTGGACGTGGCACAAAACGTGGCCCTGCCCTTGATGCTGCTGGGCCAGACCGACCCTGCGCGTGTGGAGCGCATGCTGGATGCCGTGGGCCTGGGCACGCTGGGCAACCGCCTGCCGCAGCAACTGAGCGGCGGGCAACTGCAGCGCGTAGCCATTGCCCGCGCCCTGGTGCACCGCCCCGGCCTGCTGCTGGCCGACGAGCCCACAGGCAACTTGGACCCCACCACCGCCGCGCTGGTCATGGACCTGCTGCTGGCCCAGACGCGCGAGCACGGCGCATCGCTGGTGCTGGTCACCCACTCAGACACAGCGGCTGCGCGTGCCGACCGGGTGCTGCGTCTGACGGCCAGCGGCATGGTAGGCTGA
- a CDS encoding multidrug effflux MFS transporter has protein sequence MSAPSATVGAAVSTPPAPPAVPASLAIVVLALLLSIQPVTTDLYLPALPALTRDLNATVAAGQLTLSALLLAFGCSQLVWGPLSDRFGRRPVLLAGLGIYTAASVASALAPSMGMLIVWRVLQGAAMGAVVMCARAIVRDLYTPLTGARAMSKALTGLGVVACLCAPVGGMLAQWLGWRAALLALTAYAVGTLALVALRMPETVQHKNPQALQPATLLRTWRQVLGHPTFWAFSLLTSATYGGLFTFLAASSFVFIEVLQLTRTEYGWMLLSTSVAYFAGTFLCRYLLARLGLRRTVAVAGGMSLLGGCGMALVALAGWHQPVALLAPFYLFMLGHGIHQPCGQTGSVGPFPQAAGVASALNGFVMMLAAFATGGWVGSHLNGTIWPLIYGVLFWSVVLGMTSWTLVQKFGEPRHAA, from the coding sequence ATGTCTGCCCCTTCCGCCACCGTGGGTGCGGCGGTTTCCACACCCCCGGCACCTCCTGCAGTTCCGGCCAGTCTGGCCATTGTGGTGCTGGCCCTGCTGCTCAGCATTCAGCCGGTCACCACCGACCTCTATCTGCCCGCACTGCCCGCGCTCACCCGCGACCTGAATGCCACCGTAGCCGCAGGCCAGCTCACGCTCAGCGCGCTGCTGCTGGCCTTTGGCTGCTCGCAACTGGTGTGGGGCCCGCTGTCTGACCGCTTTGGCCGCCGCCCGGTGCTGCTGGCGGGCCTGGGCATTTATACCGCCGCATCGGTGGCCAGCGCGCTGGCCCCCAGCATGGGCATGCTGATCGTGTGGCGCGTGCTGCAAGGCGCGGCCATGGGCGCGGTGGTGATGTGCGCCCGCGCCATCGTGCGCGACCTGTACACGCCGCTGACCGGGGCGCGCGCCATGTCCAAGGCCCTGACGGGGCTGGGCGTGGTGGCCTGCCTGTGTGCCCCTGTGGGTGGCATGCTGGCGCAGTGGCTGGGCTGGCGCGCGGCGCTGCTGGCCCTCACGGCCTACGCGGTGGGCACGCTGGCCCTGGTGGCCCTGCGCATGCCCGAAACCGTGCAGCACAAAAACCCGCAGGCCCTGCAACCCGCCACCTTGCTGCGCACCTGGCGGCAGGTGCTGGGGCACCCTACGTTCTGGGCGTTTTCGCTGCTGACCAGCGCCACGTATGGCGGGCTGTTCACCTTTCTGGCCGCCTCATCGTTTGTGTTCATCGAGGTGCTGCAGCTCACGCGCACCGAATATGGCTGGATGCTGCTGTCTACCAGCGTGGCTTATTTTGCAGGCACCTTTCTGTGCCGCTACCTCCTGGCCCGGCTGGGCTTGCGCCGCACTGTGGCGGTGGCCGGGGGCATGAGCCTGCTGGGCGGCTGCGGCATGGCGCTGGTGGCACTGGCGGGCTGGCACCAGCCGGTGGCACTGCTAGCACCGTTTTATCTGTTCATGCTGGGCCACGGCATCCACCAGCCCTGCGGGCAGACGGGCTCAGTCGGGCCGTTTCCGCAGGCGGCGGGCGTGGCCTCGGCCCTCAATGGTTTTGTGATGATGCTGGCCGCCTTTGCCACGGGCGGCTGGGTGGGCTCCCACCTCAACGGCACCATCTGGCCCCTGATCTACGGCGTGCTGTTCTGGTCCGTCGTGCTGGGCATGACATCCTGGACTTTGGTACAAAAATTTGGAGAACCGCGACATGCTGCCTGA
- a CDS encoding alpha/beta fold hydrolase: MKRTPLFAMLALAMAVTAGCSTLDAKQREWIFQPSDRSWGGAPSTEGMQDVWIEFQSVASGKPERLHGLWLPSARDDAPVLLYLHGARWNVAGSAGRIRRMQELGFAVLAIDYRGFGKSSAGLPSEATAAEDARMAWQWLAKAHPGKPRYIFGHSLGGAIAIDLARSVEDEQGTIVEGTFTSIPDVVSTFRWGWLPVSPLITQRFESVQKVAGIGSPLLVVHGSEDSLILPALGRKLFDAAQEPKQFVLVEGGSHHTTNAMGMQQYRQALASLFKLQAP, translated from the coding sequence ATGAAACGCACACCCCTTTTTGCCATGCTGGCCTTGGCCATGGCGGTCACGGCCGGATGCTCCACCCTGGACGCCAAGCAGCGCGAATGGATTTTCCAGCCCAGCGACCGCAGCTGGGGCGGCGCACCGTCCACCGAAGGCATGCAGGATGTGTGGATCGAGTTCCAGTCCGTCGCATCGGGCAAGCCCGAGCGGCTGCACGGCCTGTGGCTGCCCAGCGCACGCGACGACGCCCCCGTGCTGCTGTACCTGCACGGGGCGCGCTGGAACGTGGCGGGCTCCGCAGGCCGCATACGGCGCATGCAGGAACTGGGCTTTGCGGTGCTGGCCATCGACTACCGGGGCTTTGGCAAGAGCAGCGCAGGCCTTCCATCGGAAGCCACTGCAGCAGAAGACGCCCGCATGGCCTGGCAGTGGCTGGCAAAGGCCCACCCCGGCAAGCCGCGCTACATCTTCGGCCACTCGCTCGGGGGCGCAATTGCCATTGACCTCGCCCGCAGCGTGGAGGACGAACAGGGCACCATTGTTGAAGGCACTTTCACCAGCATTCCGGACGTGGTGAGTACCTTCCGCTGGGGCTGGCTGCCGGTGTCGCCTTTGATTACCCAGCGGTTCGAATCGGTGCAGAAAGTGGCGGGCATCGGTTCGCCCCTGCTGGTGGTGCACGGCAGCGAGGACAGCCTCATCCTGCCTGCCCTGGGCCGCAAACTGTTTGACGCGGCCCAGGAGCCCAAGCAGTTTGTGCTGGTGGAAGGCGGCTCGCACCACACCACCAATGCCATGGGTATGCAGCAATACCGGCAAGCCCTGGCCTCGCTCTTCAAATTGCAGGCGCCCTAG
- the miaA gene encoding tRNA (adenosine(37)-N6)-dimethylallyltransferase MiaA: protein MLPEHLPNIALAGPTASGKTAGALALAAVLGRRMPVEIISVDSALVYQGMDIGTAKPTAAERAAVPHHLIDIRDPLQAYSAAEFVQDATRLIAEIRARGALPLLVGGTMLYFKALFDGIDDMPAANPEVRAQLEAQAQAIGWPGMHAELAKVDPTTAARLAPGDSQRIQRALEVWHVSGQPLSSFHTTKKGAASTSAASATALFSLEPHDRAWLHERIARRFDTMLDAGFMDEVRALRARGELHADLPSMRCVGYRQAWEELDYQASKGPDAPLNLAHFRERGIVATRQLAKRQVTWLRSMPERHAIACDHPTAVAELVQAVLQRLDAAPTPRAATVA, encoded by the coding sequence ATGCTGCCTGAACACCTGCCCAACATTGCGCTGGCAGGCCCTACCGCATCGGGCAAAACCGCCGGGGCGCTGGCCTTGGCTGCCGTTCTGGGGCGGCGCATGCCGGTAGAGATCATCAGCGTGGACTCGGCCCTGGTGTACCAGGGCATGGACATTGGCACCGCCAAACCCACGGCGGCAGAGCGCGCCGCCGTGCCGCACCACCTCATCGACATCCGCGACCCGCTGCAGGCCTACAGCGCCGCCGAGTTTGTGCAAGACGCCACGCGGCTGATTGCCGAGATCCGCGCCCGTGGTGCCTTGCCCCTGTTGGTGGGCGGCACCATGCTGTACTTCAAGGCCCTGTTCGACGGCATTGACGACATGCCCGCCGCCAACCCCGAGGTGCGCGCCCAGCTTGAAGCGCAGGCCCAGGCCATTGGCTGGCCCGGCATGCACGCCGAGCTGGCCAAGGTAGACCCCACCACGGCCGCCCGCCTCGCCCCCGGCGACAGCCAGCGCATACAGCGTGCGCTGGAGGTGTGGCATGTGTCCGGCCAGCCGCTGTCGAGCTTTCACACTACAAAAAAAGGAGCTGCCAGCACAAGCGCAGCAAGCGCTACAGCCCTTTTTTCTTTGGAGCCCCACGACCGCGCCTGGCTGCACGAGCGCATTGCGCGCCGGTTTGACACCATGCTGGACGCAGGCTTCATGGACGAGGTGCGTGCCCTGCGTGCGCGCGGCGAACTGCATGCCGACCTGCCATCCATGCGCTGCGTGGGCTACCGCCAGGCATGGGAAGAACTGGACTACCAGGCCAGCAAGGGGCCTGACGCACCGCTGAACCTGGCCCACTTCCGCGAGCGCGGTATCGTCGCCACACGCCAGCTCGCCAAGCGGCAGGTGACCTGGCTGCGCAGCATGCCCGAACGCCACGCCATTGCCTGCGACCATCCCACCGCCGTGGCCGAACTGGTGCAGGCCGTGCTGCAGCGGCTGGACGCAGCGCCAACCCCACGCGCCGCCACCGTGGCCTGA
- the gdhA gene encoding NADP-specific glutamate dehydrogenase, which yields MKYESVDSFLSQVSLRNPGQPEFLQAVTEVMESLWPFIQKNPRYAEHGLLERLVEPERTVMFRVSWVDDHGNVQVNRGYRIQHSMAIGPYKGGLRFHPSVNLSVLKFLAFEQTFKNALTTLPMGGGKGGSDFDPKGKSAGEVMRFCQAFVTELYRHVGPDTDVPAGDIGVGGREVGFMAGMYKKLANNAASVFTGKGLSFGGSLIRPEATGYGTVYFAQEMLKTRGRSFDGLRVSVSGSGNVAQYAVEKAMQLGAKVVTVSDSSGTIVDEDGFTPEKLAILMDVKNHHYGRVSDYAARTGVKFEAGVRPWHVKVDVALPCATQNELDANDAATLIRNGVLCVAEGANMPSTIEAAKAFEAAGVLYAPGKASNAGGVATSGLEMSQNSARLSWPREEVDARLLQIMQGIHTACLRYGQRADGSVSYIDGANVAGFVKVADAMLAQGVV from the coding sequence ATGAAATACGAATCCGTGGACAGCTTCCTCTCCCAGGTCTCCCTTCGTAACCCGGGCCAGCCCGAGTTTCTGCAAGCCGTGACAGAGGTAATGGAAAGCCTGTGGCCCTTCATCCAGAAGAACCCCCGCTACGCAGAGCACGGCCTGCTGGAGCGCCTGGTGGAGCCCGAGCGCACGGTGATGTTTCGCGTCTCGTGGGTAGACGACCACGGCAACGTGCAGGTGAACCGGGGCTACCGCATCCAGCACAGCATGGCGATTGGCCCCTACAAGGGCGGGCTGCGTTTTCACCCGTCGGTGAACCTGTCGGTGCTGAAGTTTTTGGCGTTTGAGCAGACCTTCAAGAACGCGCTGACCACCCTGCCCATGGGCGGCGGCAAGGGCGGCAGCGACTTTGACCCCAAGGGCAAGAGCGCTGGCGAAGTGATGCGGTTTTGCCAGGCCTTTGTGACCGAGCTGTACCGCCACGTGGGCCCCGACACCGATGTGCCCGCTGGCGACATCGGCGTGGGCGGCCGCGAGGTGGGCTTCATGGCGGGCATGTACAAAAAGCTGGCCAACAACGCGGCCAGCGTGTTCACCGGCAAGGGCCTGTCGTTTGGCGGCTCGCTGATCCGCCCCGAGGCCACGGGCTACGGCACCGTGTACTTTGCGCAAGAAATGCTCAAAACCCGTGGCCGCTCGTTTGACGGGTTGCGCGTGTCGGTGTCTGGCTCGGGCAACGTGGCGCAGTACGCGGTGGAAAAGGCCATGCAACTGGGTGCCAAGGTGGTCACGGTGTCGGATTCGAGCGGCACCATCGTGGACGAAGACGGCTTCACCCCCGAGAAGCTGGCCATCCTGATGGACGTAAAGAACCACCACTATGGCCGTGTGAGCGACTACGCAGCGCGCACGGGCGTGAAGTTTGAAGCCGGTGTGCGCCCCTGGCATGTGAAGGTGGACGTGGCCCTGCCCTGCGCCACACAAAACGAGCTGGACGCCAACGACGCCGCTACCCTGATCCGCAACGGCGTGCTGTGCGTGGCCGAGGGTGCCAACATGCCCTCCACCATCGAAGCGGCCAAGGCCTTTGAAGCCGCAGGCGTGCTGTATGCGCCCGGCAAAGCCAGCAACGCAGGGGGAGTGGCCACCTCAGGCCTGGAGATGAGCCAGAACTCGGCCCGCCTGTCGTGGCCGCGCGAAGAGGTGGACGCCCGCCTGCTGCAGATCATGCAAGGCATTCACACCGCCTGCCTGCGCTACGGCCAGCGCGCCGATGGCAGCGTGAGCTACATCGACGGCGCCAACGTGGCAGGCTTTGTGAAGGTGGCCGACGCCATGCTGGCCCAAGGCGTGGTGTAA
- a CDS encoding PilT/PilU family type 4a pilus ATPase, protein MEIFNFLNLMVEKGGSDLFFSVGAPVNVKIEGITHPLKMPALLPGQVKQLAYSIMNERQISEFEAKQEMNLSISAENLGRFRVNVFVQRGETGMVVRYIKNKIPPLAALGLPPVLEKLVMLKRGLVLVTGATGSGKSTTLASMINFRNENTTGHILTIEDPLEFLHSHRLSVVDQREVGIDTQSYEEALKNALREAPDVIMIGEIRDRNTMKQAIAYAETGHLCLSTLHANNANQAMERVINFFPQDAHHQLLMDLSLNLAGVVSQRLIPGLHEKLVPAVEVMLTSPYIADLIGKGEFSGIKEAMSHSTESGMCTFDQALYKLYTEGRISLEEALHNADSRTDLALRVRLAAGVKSSDAGDLTIEPTSPEHRASQHF, encoded by the coding sequence ATGGAAATCTTCAACTTCCTGAACCTCATGGTCGAAAAAGGTGGCTCAGACCTGTTCTTCAGCGTGGGCGCACCCGTCAACGTGAAAATCGAGGGCATCACCCACCCGCTCAAGATGCCTGCGCTGTTGCCTGGCCAGGTCAAGCAACTGGCCTACTCGATCATGAACGAACGCCAGATCAGCGAGTTCGAGGCCAAGCAGGAGATGAACCTGTCCATCTCGGCCGAAAACTTGGGGCGCTTTCGGGTGAACGTGTTTGTGCAGCGCGGCGAGACCGGCATGGTGGTGCGCTACATCAAGAACAAGATCCCGCCCCTGGCCGCCCTGGGCCTGCCCCCGGTGCTGGAGAAGCTGGTCATGCTCAAGCGCGGGCTGGTGCTGGTGACGGGCGCGACGGGTTCGGGCAAGTCCACCACGCTGGCGTCCATGATCAACTTCCGCAACGAAAACACCACGGGCCACATCCTCACCATCGAAGACCCGCTGGAGTTTCTGCACTCGCACAGGCTCTCGGTGGTGGACCAGCGCGAGGTCGGCATCGACACGCAGTCGTACGAAGAGGCGCTCAAGAACGCGCTGCGTGAGGCCCCTGACGTGATCATGATTGGCGAGATCCGCGACCGCAACACCATGAAGCAGGCCATTGCCTATGCCGAGACGGGGCACCTGTGCCTGTCGACCCTGCACGCCAACAACGCCAACCAGGCCATGGAGCGGGTGATCAACTTCTTCCCGCAAGACGCACACCACCAGTTGTTGATGGACCTGAGCCTGAACCTGGCGGGCGTGGTGTCGCAGCGGCTCATTCCTGGCCTGCACGAAAAGCTGGTGCCCGCGGTGGAGGTGATGCTCACCTCGCCCTACATTGCCGACCTGATTGGCAAAGGCGAGTTCTCCGGCATCAAGGAGGCCATGAGCCACAGCACCGAATCGGGCATGTGCACCTTTGACCAGGCGCTGTACAAGCTCTACACCGAAGGCCGCATCTCTCTGGAAGAAGCCCTGCACAACGCGGATTCGCGCACCGACCTGGCCCTGCGCGTGCGGCTGGCAGCGGGCGTCAAGTCATCGGACGCCGGGGATTTGACGATTGAGCCCACGTCGCCCGAGCATCGGGCATCGCAGCACTTCTGA
- a CDS encoding ABC transporter substrate-binding protein encodes MQKHAEVTSEPVTVQVCGTPVTYPRAPERAVTHDVNITEMLLFLGLQDRWVGYSGIPARKEMWTPYQSLLAARPNLSSQGMNLEAMLGVSADFVFAGWNYGFRQGQVTPQVLQQHGMASYVLSESCIRVGPRPRVGIEDTLADLRNLAKIFRITARAEPQVQALERDLQDLRARMQAKPAVQGRRGQQEPQGPTPRPRVFVYDSGQDIPMTSGRYGMPQALIEEAGGRNIFDDIASNWPHANWEDVVQRNPEWIVVVDYGEPSAQGKIEFLLRKPELQTVDAVRHHRFITLSYAEATPSPRNVAAARTLANALHPERMAAPR; translated from the coding sequence ATGCAAAAGCATGCAGAAGTGACATCCGAGCCCGTCACGGTGCAGGTGTGCGGCACGCCCGTCACCTACCCACGCGCCCCCGAGCGGGCCGTGACGCACGATGTCAACATCACCGAGATGCTGCTGTTTCTGGGCTTGCAAGACCGCTGGGTGGGCTACAGCGGCATACCCGCCCGCAAGGAAATGTGGACTCCCTACCAATCTTTGCTGGCCGCACGCCCCAACCTGTCGAGCCAAGGGATGAACCTGGAGGCGATGCTGGGCGTGTCGGCGGACTTTGTGTTTGCGGGATGGAACTATGGGTTTCGCCAAGGCCAGGTCACGCCCCAGGTTTTGCAGCAGCACGGCATGGCTTCGTATGTGCTCAGCGAGTCGTGCATCCGCGTGGGGCCGCGCCCCAGGGTGGGCATAGAGGACACCTTGGCTGACCTGCGCAACCTGGCGAAGATCTTCCGCATCACCGCTAGGGCCGAGCCCCAGGTGCAGGCCCTGGAGCGAGATTTGCAGGATCTGCGTGCGCGCATGCAAGCCAAGCCAGCAGTGCAGGGGCGGCGAGGGCAGCAGGAGCCACAGGGGCCGACCCCGCGCCCTCGCGTGTTTGTGTACGACAGCGGGCAGGACATCCCCATGACCTCGGGCCGCTACGGCATGCCCCAGGCGCTGATTGAGGAGGCAGGCGGGCGCAACATTTTTGATGACATCGCCAGCAACTGGCCCCACGCCAACTGGGAAGACGTGGTGCAGCGCAACCCCGAATGGATTGTGGTGGTGGACTATGGCGAGCCCAGCGCACAGGGCAAGATCGAGTTCCTGCTGCGCAAGCCCGAACTGCAGACGGTGGACGCCGTGCGCCACCACCGCTTCATCACCCTGAGTTATGCCGAGGCCACGCCCAGCCCGCGCAACGTGGCTGCGGCCCGCACCCTGGCCAATGCACTGCACCCCGAGCGCATGGCGGCGCCGCGTTGA
- a CDS encoding iron ABC transporter permease, with translation MPHTPTHTRMRSTALPWQWAALALALLVTMVMATTWGSVDIAPRTVAQMVWHQWLQVWGMDAADPSPWSAQHFQIVWMIRLPRVLMAALAGAALALVGVVMQAMVRNPIADPYLLGVSSGASVGAVSVLAFGAGAWAGLWAINLAAFAGALVATLVVYRIGWTGQRLHMTRLVLGGVAVGYVLAGVTSLITLLSAQRDLASAVLSWTLGSLAGTQWNELPIPCAVLLASLVWLTGHARALNALMTGDETAGTLGVETHRLRRMLFVVLSLLTGTVVAVSGCIGFVGLVIPHGVRLCVGHDHHRLLVLAPMAGAVFLVQVDLVARTAFAPTELPVGVITALIGGPVFVWMLVRDASRGYTHAAR, from the coding sequence ATGCCCCACACCCCTACCCACACCCGCATGCGCTCCACTGCCCTGCCCTGGCAATGGGCGGCACTGGCTCTGGCATTGCTGGTGACCATGGTCATGGCCACCACCTGGGGCAGTGTGGACATTGCCCCGCGCACCGTGGCACAGATGGTCTGGCACCAGTGGCTCCAGGTCTGGGGCATGGATGCCGCAGACCCATCCCCCTGGTCTGCGCAGCATTTCCAGATTGTCTGGATGATCCGCCTGCCCCGGGTGCTGATGGCCGCGCTGGCCGGGGCCGCCCTGGCGCTGGTGGGCGTGGTCATGCAGGCCATGGTGCGCAACCCGATTGCCGACCCGTATCTGCTGGGCGTGTCCTCCGGGGCTTCGGTGGGGGCGGTGTCGGTGCTGGCGTTTGGCGCGGGGGCCTGGGCGGGCCTGTGGGCCATCAACCTGGCGGCCTTTGCCGGGGCCCTGGTGGCCACGCTGGTGGTGTACCGCATTGGCTGGACGGGCCAGCGCCTGCACATGACGCGACTGGTGCTGGGCGGCGTGGCCGTGGGCTATGTGCTGGCGGGGGTGACGAGCCTCATCACGCTCCTGTCGGCCCAGCGCGACCTGGCCAGCGCCGTGCTGAGCTGGACGCTGGGCAGCCTGGCGGGCACACAATGGAACGAGCTGCCCATCCCCTGTGCAGTGCTGCTGGCCAGCCTGGTGTGGCTGACGGGCCATGCGCGCGCCCTGAATGCTCTGATGACAGGCGACGAAACGGCGGGCACGCTGGGGGTGGAAACCCACAGGCTGCGCCGTATGCTGTTTGTGGTGCTGTCGCTGCTGACGGGCACGGTGGTGGCTGTCAGCGGCTGCATAGGCTTTGTGGGGCTGGTCATTCCGCATGGGGTGCGCCTGTGCGTGGGGCACGACCACCACAGGCTGCTGGTGCTGGCCCCCATGGCAGGGGCTGTGTTTCTGGTGCAGGTAGATCTGGTGGCGCGCACCGCGTTTGCACCCACCGAGCTGCCTGTGGGCGTGATCACGGCACTGATAGGTGGCCCGGTCTTCGTGTGGATGCTGGTGCGCGATGCATCCAGGGGGTACACCCATGCTGCGCGCTGA
- a CDS encoding ABC transporter ATP-binding protein produces the protein MLRAEHLHWQTQGQHIVRDVSLHLQPGECLGLIGPNGSGKSSLLRLLYRALQPTSGHMALRGKPVQDLSVRDFARQVAVLAQDSLLDPHWSVQECVMMGRIPHQPRWAADSREDHAQVHHALEAVHALHLAHRAVGSLSGGERQRVLLARALAQQPSVILLDEPTNHLDIRHQFELMGLLRKTGLSTLVALHDLNLAAHYCHRLYLLQSGTVTCQGSPENVLTPQRIQDAYGVRAHVGQHPHTGRVHIAFMPEDAA, from the coding sequence ATGCTGCGCGCTGAGCACCTGCACTGGCAAACCCAAGGCCAGCACATCGTGCGGGATGTGAGCCTGCACCTGCAGCCCGGTGAATGCCTGGGGCTGATTGGCCCCAACGGCAGCGGCAAGTCATCGCTGCTGCGGCTGCTGTACCGCGCACTGCAGCCCACGTCGGGCCACATGGCATTGCGTGGTAAGCCGGTGCAAGACCTCTCCGTCAGAGACTTTGCCCGCCAGGTGGCCGTGCTGGCACAAGACAGCCTGCTCGACCCGCACTGGTCTGTGCAGGAGTGCGTGATGATGGGCCGCATTCCCCACCAGCCGCGCTGGGCGGCCGACAGCCGCGAAGACCACGCCCAGGTACACCATGCGCTGGAGGCGGTGCACGCATTGCATCTGGCCCACAGGGCTGTAGGCAGCCTCTCGGGTGGGGAGCGCCAGCGCGTGCTGCTGGCGCGGGCTCTGGCGCAGCAGCCCAGTGTGATCCTGCTGGACGAGCCCACCAACCACCTGGACATACGGCACCAGTTTGAGCTGATGGGCCTGCTGCGCAAAACAGGCCTGAGCACCCTCGTGGCCCTGCACGACCTGAACCTGGCGGCCCACTACTGCCACCGGCTGTATCTGCTGCAGTCAGGCACCGTCACCTGCCAAGGCAGCCCCGAAAACGTGCTGACCCCGCAGCGCATTCAGGACGCATACGGGGTCAGGGCCCATGTGGGGCAGCACCCACACACGGGGCGGGTGCACATTGCCTTTATGCCGGAGGATGCGGCCTAG